One segment of Pristis pectinata isolate sPriPec2 chromosome 3, sPriPec2.1.pri, whole genome shotgun sequence DNA contains the following:
- the LOC127568639 gene encoding otoraplin-like — protein MACVARCLFSLLLIGLAQVVRADYMDKLANKKICADEECSYVISIGQVVDDYNAPDCRFLYLKEGQLIYVYSKLVREGQSGEFWSGSIYGDHQYMDQMGIVGYFPSTLITEQHIFQNTTMELPTTAIDFYCD, from the exons atgGCATGTGTTGCCCGCTGTCTATTCTCACTTTTGTTAATTGGATTGGCACAAGTTGTAAGAGCAGATTACATGGACAAACTTGCAAACAAAAAGATCTGTGCTGATGAGGAATGTAGCT ATGTTATCTCAATTGGCCAGGTGGTTGATGATTACAATGCACCAGACTGCAGGTTTCTATACCTTAAGGAAGGACAGTTGATATACGTGTACTCCAAACTGGTACGAGAAGGTCAAAGTGGAGAGTTCTGGTCTGGTAGT ATTTACGGTGATCATCAGTATATGGATCAAATGGGTATAGTAGGTTATTTCCCCAGCACTTTAATCACTGAGCAGCACATATTCCAGAACACAACAATGGAACTTCCCACCACT